The Geothermobacter hydrogeniphilus genome segment TAAAAAGGTTGGTGTTGCCGTTATCGAGCAACCCGAACTTCACATCCACCCTGGCCTTCAATGTCGTCTGGCCGATTTATTTATTCTGTCTGCGTTGGGTAGTGCTTGTTCTCAGTCTCCAGGGCCTGATTACGGTCATACACAATTTCTGCTGGAGACTCATAGCGAACACCTTCTTCTTCGCCTGCTAAGAAGAATCCGCGAGACTACTGATGGAACTCTCCCTGATTGGCATTGTGGGCTGAAGCCAGAGAACCTGAGCATAAATTTCATTGATTTCCAAAATGGGAAACACAGTGTTCGCAGGTTGCAGGTTAGTGAGGATGGGGATTCCTCTGGCAACTGGCCGGAAGGTTTTTTTGAAGAGCGTGCGGAGGAGTTGTTCTGATGCTGAAGGAGTATGCCCTTGATCCGGAATGCTTGAAGGAGTGGTCCACTTTTCGCTATCTCATTGAAAATTTTGGAGTGTCACAGGGGCGCCTGATAGCGGAGTTTCCCCGCAAGTGGGTCAAGATGGCCTATGCCGCCTGTGGGTCATTTTCTTTTCGGCAGAAACAGTTAGCCGAGATCCAGTTGAAGCGTCTTAAGAAAGCAGGGTTGTGTAAGTCGAACCGACCGTATGACAGTGGGTGCAAGTGGTTGGAAAATGCCATCAGACAACAGGCTCATAACCCTTTTCATGCGATCGTTTCCTGTATATCAAATATTGAGGCTAAGGTTGTTGATGCTCATGAGCTGACCCAGGCTGAGCCGCTTTGGAGAACAGAAAAAGATCGCAAGATATTGCGTACGACAAAAGAACTTGGAGGAGCTGTCAGTAAACTGTTGCAGATCAGCGATCGTATTCTTTTTGTCGATAAGATGTTTGATCCTGAAACTGACAGGTGGAAGGAGTTGCTGCTGCATTTCATTGGAATTGCCTCGAGAGGCCGAGAGATTCCACCGACCTTTGAATATCACACAAAAATTGAGAATGAAGAGTATGGCAAACCAGAAGATGTGAGGACCAGGGATTTTCAACAGGTCTGCCAGCGGGAGCTCGTTGATAGACTGCCTGACGGGTGTCTCATCAAGATCGTTCGTTGGGATCAAAGGCATGGTGCAGACTTTTTTCATTCACGGTACATCCTGACCGAAAAGGGAGGGTTGCGAATCGACTGGGGGTTGGATGTAAGTAGAAAGGCTGGAGAAACGACAGATATTTCCCTTCTGGATGAAGACCTTTGGCGGGGATACTGGGCATGGTTCGCGAGAAGGGAAGGGCCGTTGGAGTTTGTTGATGAAGTTAAGGTTGTGCGTTGAAAAGATCGTAGCCTTGTGTGTTCCTCATAGAGAAGACTAGAAGCCGCTGGAGGGTGTCGTTATGGATGAAATCCAGGTTGGTGAGATTTATGAACTGGAGGGGCTTGGTGGAATAGAGATCACTGCGGTCGATGGCGACTACGTTGAGTTTGAAGAACCGGATGGGAGCCTGACCTCAATGTCACAAGAAGAATTTCTTGCCTTGATGGTGAGAGAGGAAGAGGGGGACAAATCGTTGACCTTGCCTTCTCCTTATGCTGAGGAAGAGCCCAAGGGGAAACTCCCTCTAATGGTTGGTGAGGAGTACACGAATCGCTATGGGCAACCCATCGACGATGAACCCCCATTTGGTGGTTCGACTGGGGAGGAGGGTAACTCAGAGGAGCCGTCTTTAGGTTCGTCCGAACAGAAAACGTCGGAGGGGTTTGCTTTCGATTCGCTCGAGTCTGTCCGGAAGAAACTCATTGATCTGAGCAATCGCAACAGCCTGCTGAATTACCGGCATCCCAAAGCAAGTTGTCTTCGCATTATAGACGAGTTGCCTAACCAGATCGTCGAACTGTTGAGGTCCGGGAAGGAATTCTCTTTTATCCCTGTGCCTGAACCCACCGAGGCGGAATTGATTCAGGCCGGCTATGTAGAGGTGGATCCTGTTACGGGACACAAGGAATATGATTGGCCGGACGCCGAAGAATGGGCAAGACATATCGGATTACACACCTCTTATGATCTCCCGGAACGAGAAACGGAGGAGTTGGGAGAGCAGAGGCACCAGGATTCCAGTCTGCAGACGCTGATGTATGCTCCGGAGTTGGAGGCACGTTGCCGCAGCATTCGAAGTAAAGCAGAAACGGCCATTGAGGAGAGTGGCGCGAATATCTTGTACTTAGTAATAGGATTCCTCGAATGGCGTGAAAGTCGTGACTCGGATGTGGTGCGCAGAGCACCTCTTTTCACCTTGCCGGTCAGGATGGAAAAGAAGGGGTTTGACAGAGGGAAATCGACTTTTCGCTACACCATTGCTCTGAAAGATGACGGGTTGCTGACGAACATCCCCTTGCGGGAAAAATTGGTGAACGATTTCGGGTTGAAGCTCCCAGAAATTGATGAAGATGTAACTCCTGAAGACTATTTCAAAAATATCTCGCAGACTATCCTACGCAGCAAACCACGGTGGACAGTTCGTCGCCAGGCTACCTTGGCATTGCTTAATTTCTCCAAGCAGGTCATGTACGAGGACCTGAATCCAGCGAGGTGGCCTGAAGGGGCCTCTCTTGAGGAACATCCGATTATCAGCCAGTTCTTTTCTTCTGCCGGGACCGAGTACTGCCCTGCCGATTTTGGCTATTCCCCCGAATACCCCATTGATGATCTCCCCGATGTGCACATCCAGTTCCCTTTGGTGTCTGAGGCGGACAGTTCACAACACAGTGCCCTGATAGATGCCCTTAAAGGCCACAATCTGGTTATTGAAGGACCTCCCGGTTCGGGTAAGTCGCAAACGATAACCAACCTGATTGCTGCATCTATCGCCAATGGGAAAAAGGTTTTGTTTGTCGCGGAAAAAATGGCTGCGCTTGAGGTTGTCAAGGATCGGATGGACAAGGTCGGCCTGGGGGATTTCTGCCTCGAACTTCATAGCCATAAAACACAGAAGGTGAAAATCCTTTCTGCCCTTGAGTCGAGAATCAATAATAGCCAATCATATCGTGACTTTGTGGAAATCGAGGCCGATATTGCACGTTTTGAAGATCTCAAAAACAAGCTGAAAAAGTATGTCGAGGTCGCCAACAGTCCCTGGCGGAATGCAGGTCTGACCATCCATGAAATTCTCAATAAGGCGACACGTTACAGGCTGCAACTGGGGATTGATCCGGATCGGATTTCGATCGACGGGGTCAGTGGTGAGAATTTGACACCCGTCCGGCAAAAGGAGCTCGCGGACAATCTGGAAATGTTCGTATTTGTTCACAATCAGCTCTCCGAGCAGTCCGCCACCGGGGAGATCGAGGATCATTACTGGTATGGGGTGCGCAATTCAGAGCTCCTTGGGCCCCAGGTCGAATCTCTTTGTGCGCTATTGAGGGACTGGACAGACAAGCTGGTTGCTCTCATCGAGTTCTGGGAGGAACAGGCGAAAGCGTTTTCTTTCCCTCCGGAAGTGCGAACGACCTTCGTTCAAATAGAGGAATACATCAACGGCTTGAGGGAATTGCCAGAGTTGGGTGGTGGCGAACCCCTGGAATGTCTGGAGGGCCTGTCGGAGGTTTTTGATGAACTGAAGGTGTTTAAGGCCGACTATCTGTGGATTCATGAACAGATCAAGTCTTTGCGTCCCAACATGAAGCAAAGAGCCATTGATGATCCCTTGTCGGCGCAAAAGATCGAGGAGGCTCTGAAAACCCTTTCTGAAATTGAATGTCTATCTGATTTGACCCTGGGTGACCTCAGTACGGATTACGATCTTTGTGAGCATCTTCTCGAAGTAGCGGGTAAACTGGCGGAGGGTTTCTTGAAAATCACGGGTAACCTTCCTCATGCCCTGCTACCCGTTTTTGAACTCTCCAAATCTGGGATCAGGGAGTTCCATACCTTCGTTTCGTTTCTGGCAAAGTTGCCTGCTGAACTTTGGCGAAACCGTGCGGCATTGTACGATGATGACGATCTGGATCCACTTCTTGAGCAACTTGCCTCAAAATTGAAGGCTCTGACGCCACTTCATAAAAAACTTTCCGAAATCTACGGCCTGCATCGGTTGCCGCCGTTTGAAGGCTTGGAGGAGGATTGGAACATTTTTTCCTCTGGAGGGTTCCTGCGAATTTTTTCATCCAAATGGCGGGCCGCCAAAAAGGCTTTGCTTGCATTGGCGGCTTCATCTCGGGTTGATAAGAAAGATGTCCTTAATCTGGTCCCCGATTTACTCGAGTACATCAAGGGGATTGACGATATTTCGGAACTGAATCGGACGGAGCCCTTGCTGGGGGATCTGTACAAAGGGGTTGATACCCCAGTGGACCGTATTCTTGCCCTGAGGAATTGGTACCGGGAAGTACGTGAAGAATACGGGCGTGGATTTGGCGATAGGGTTGCTATTGGCGACGCCTTGCTGAATCTGGATCGTAACCTCGCGATGAATATCCTGGAGTTTGCCAATTCTGAACTCGGGTCCTTGAGTGATGCTTTGCTGAAGGGATTGAAAAGGCTCAGTGGCCATTTTCCTGCCTGTCCAGGCCTGGGGGATGGCCACGGCCATTTGTTGGGGCAAGGTTCTCCGCTCATGGCACTTCAGGAGAAACTGAAGTCGGCGTTGCCTGTTTTTTCCGAAGCCATCGAGTCGTCCGATGCAAAATTGTCAACGATTATGTCGATGCATGCCGATTTGGAGCGACTTCTTGAAAGGAGAGGACAATGGAACCGTAGCTCTGTTAAAGCAATTTTTGATACGGCCGATTTCGAACTTACAGTCTTGACGAGCGGTTACTCTGAGGAGAAAGTGTCTCTCCTTTCCAACCTTGAGGCCATCATTGATGTTGTGAGTCGTGTGCCCATATTGAGATCCACAATTTTATCTTCTCCCACCCCCTCACGGTATCAAACTTTGAAGGACTCACTCAGCGAAATCGAGAGGAGACACCGGACCTGTGTTGAGGCGGAGAGGAAGTTCCAGGACTTAGGTGCGGTGGATGCCGAATCCTGGTACGGCTCTGATGTAAAGGACCTCGGGGGGGTCCTCGAAAAAAATTTAAATGCTTCAGGAAACCCAAGCTGGCTGGGAACTTGGTTGGATTATTTAAGAATCAGGAAACGAATCGCTGGCAAAGGGCTGCAAAAATTGATCGAGGGTTTGGAAGGGAAATGGTTTGCTCCCGATCAGGCCGGGGATGTCTTGCAACTTTGTCTCTGCCATCAGTTGTCAAAGGAAATTTTTCGGGAGAATGAGTTCCTGGCGGACTTCAGTGGAGTCGAGCAGAATGCGATTCGAAGGAAATTTAGAGACTACGACAGGAAGCTGCAGGAACTGCAACAGAAGAAGATTGCATACCGCGCTGCCGACGTTGCGGTCCCCGGAGGCCGAGCAACCGGACGCGTTGCAAATTTTTCGGAGCTTGCCCTCATCAGACATGAAATCGGTAAAAAGAAAAAGCATATAGCAATACGCAGCCTGTTGAAGCGGGCGCCCGAATCCATTCTGGCTCTCAAGCCGTGCTTCATGATGAGTCCGGTATCGGTCGCGCAATACCTGGAACCCGGCAAGTTTCAGTTTGACCTCGTTGTCATGGATGAGGCTTCACAGATAAGGCCCGAAGATGCGCTTGGTTCAATAGCTCGCGGTAAAAACCTGGTGGTTGTCGGAGATCCGAAGCAGTTGCCCCCGACCTCGTTCTTCCAAAAGGTTATTGATGAAGAGGAAGAAAATGAGACTGTCTCCCTCCAGGTCTCGGAAAGCATTCTTGACACCGTAACCCCGATGTTCAAAAACCGGCGTCTTCGCTGGCACTACCGATCTCGGCATGAGAGCCTGATTGATTTTTCCAACAAACATTTTTATGGTTCGGACCTGATTTTATTTCCTTCGCCTTTCCAGGAATCTGAAGACTTGGGCATCCGTTACAGGAGGGTTTCAAAAGGTCGGTTCAACAAAAGAAGGAACGTTGAAGAAGCCAAAAGGATCGTGAATGATCTAGTTCTACAACTGGTTGAACGACCGGGTGAGTCTGTCGGCGTTGTCGCCATGAATACCGAGCAGCGAGACGAGATTGAGCGCCAACTTGACCAGGCGTTAAAGGACGATGATCGTGCACGCACCTACTATGAGCAGAACCGGGGTTGTGAGGAACCACTGTTTATAAAAAATCTGGAGAATGTTCAGGGTGATGAACGGGACGTTATCTTTATTTCCATGACTTACGGGCCGGAGCAGATAGGTGGGCGAATCATGCAGCGGTTCGGACCGATTAACTCGGATGTAGGCTGGAGGCGCTTGAACGTTTTGTTTACGCGTTCAAAGAAAAGGATGCACGTCTATTCCTCAATGACATCAGGAGACATCCTTGTCGGGTCCGAATCCAGCAGAGGTGTCGCAGCTTTGCGAGCCTTTCTGGAATATTGTGAAACAGGCCATCTGCATCAAACTATTCATGCCGGCAAGGCTCCTGATAGCGATTTTG includes the following:
- the hhe gene encoding DUF4011 domain-containing anti-phage protein Hhe, with the protein product MDEIQVGEIYELEGLGGIEITAVDGDYVEFEEPDGSLTSMSQEEFLALMVREEEGDKSLTLPSPYAEEEPKGKLPLMVGEEYTNRYGQPIDDEPPFGGSTGEEGNSEEPSLGSSEQKTSEGFAFDSLESVRKKLIDLSNRNSLLNYRHPKASCLRIIDELPNQIVELLRSGKEFSFIPVPEPTEAELIQAGYVEVDPVTGHKEYDWPDAEEWARHIGLHTSYDLPERETEELGEQRHQDSSLQTLMYAPELEARCRSIRSKAETAIEESGANILYLVIGFLEWRESRDSDVVRRAPLFTLPVRMEKKGFDRGKSTFRYTIALKDDGLLTNIPLREKLVNDFGLKLPEIDEDVTPEDYFKNISQTILRSKPRWTVRRQATLALLNFSKQVMYEDLNPARWPEGASLEEHPIISQFFSSAGTEYCPADFGYSPEYPIDDLPDVHIQFPLVSEADSSQHSALIDALKGHNLVIEGPPGSGKSQTITNLIAASIANGKKVLFVAEKMAALEVVKDRMDKVGLGDFCLELHSHKTQKVKILSALESRINNSQSYRDFVEIEADIARFEDLKNKLKKYVEVANSPWRNAGLTIHEILNKATRYRLQLGIDPDRISIDGVSGENLTPVRQKELADNLEMFVFVHNQLSEQSATGEIEDHYWYGVRNSELLGPQVESLCALLRDWTDKLVALIEFWEEQAKAFSFPPEVRTTFVQIEEYINGLRELPELGGGEPLECLEGLSEVFDELKVFKADYLWIHEQIKSLRPNMKQRAIDDPLSAQKIEEALKTLSEIECLSDLTLGDLSTDYDLCEHLLEVAGKLAEGFLKITGNLPHALLPVFELSKSGIREFHTFVSFLAKLPAELWRNRAALYDDDDLDPLLEQLASKLKALTPLHKKLSEIYGLHRLPPFEGLEEDWNIFSSGGFLRIFSSKWRAAKKALLALAASSRVDKKDVLNLVPDLLEYIKGIDDISELNRTEPLLGDLYKGVDTPVDRILALRNWYREVREEYGRGFGDRVAIGDALLNLDRNLAMNILEFANSELGSLSDALLKGLKRLSGHFPACPGLGDGHGHLLGQGSPLMALQEKLKSALPVFSEAIESSDAKLSTIMSMHADLERLLERRGQWNRSSVKAIFDTADFELTVLTSGYSEEKVSLLSNLEAIIDVVSRVPILRSTILSSPTPSRYQTLKDSLSEIERRHRTCVEAERKFQDLGAVDAESWYGSDVKDLGGVLEKNLNASGNPSWLGTWLDYLRIRKRIAGKGLQKLIEGLEGKWFAPDQAGDVLQLCLCHQLSKEIFRENEFLADFSGVEQNAIRRKFRDYDRKLQELQQKKIAYRAADVAVPGGRATGRVANFSELALIRHEIGKKKKHIAIRSLLKRAPESILALKPCFMMSPVSVAQYLEPGKFQFDLVVMDEASQIRPEDALGSIARGKNLVVVGDPKQLPPTSFFQKVIDEEEENETVSLQVSESILDTVTPMFKNRRLRWHYRSRHESLIDFSNKHFYGSDLILFPSPFQESEDLGIRYRRVSKGRFNKRRNVEEAKRIVNDLVLQLVERPGESVGVVAMNTEQRDEIERQLDQALKDDDRARTYYEQNRGCEEPLFIKNLENVQGDERDVIFISMTYGPEQIGGRIMQRFGPINSDVGWRRLNVLFTRSKKRMHVYSSMTSGDILVGSESSRGVAALRAFLEYCETGHLHQTIHAGKAPDSDFEIAVMDALRQHGYECVPQLGVAGFYLDLAVRDPGKPGRFLMGIECDGATYHSAKSTRDRDRLRQEILEGLGWRIARIWSTDWFKNPQASLTPIIRQLEKLKSDVSPSVGFEEGELCTAQESGSHDESLENFAGEMLPSGGGESDLDLEKRLLDFHQSVIEKENPHIKPDQRLLRPAMLKSLLFHLPSSKGEFLELIPSSLRLGTAAEEGKFIGPVCEIIADYG